One segment of Babylonia areolata isolate BAREFJ2019XMU chromosome 24, ASM4173473v1, whole genome shotgun sequence DNA contains the following:
- the LOC143298512 gene encoding uncharacterized protein LOC143298512 codes for MASNEKNQSKAVSGSLDFQADTGTVSSVGTQPRNLDDLYEKFEVLAGRVTSLHSTNTLLTQNVMQLSDANNKLSSEQSVLKDQNVKLSTELAALQREMAALRDKNVIVHQDLAGLTAEKDRVSADPAKLYNDVACMQQSDIIQLKADHGAVDSKLTTDQTDITALQTDSAMVKNDVSQLKSDMAKVRKGISGLKRDNSALETDMTASKNQIVSLELKMQSTRDSLQDYMKALIALESRLATAKTQVGFHARMSDRVTINDSVQTLICDHVISSVGGGYDTDTGVFTAPLPGLYCFLATTSPGLEDVKKRAGLHIVLDGEWKHFVLSSGKSTSTGHTVVKMRAGQRVWLRTVGGAEYTFGGSWTSFIGMLL; via the exons ATGGCGTCAAACGAAAAAAACCAGAGCAAGGCAGTTTCAGGATCACTGGACTTTCAAGCTGACACAGGAACTGTGTCATCAGTGGGGACACAGCCAAGGAACCTGGATGATCTGTACGAGAAGTTCGAAGTTTTGGCGGGTCGGGTCACCTCGCTGCATTCTACCAACACTCTGCTTACACAAAATGTGATGCAGTTGAGTGATGCTAACAACAAGTTGTCGTCAGAACAAAGCGTGCTGAAAGACCAGAACGTGAAACTGTCCACTGAACTGGCTGCCCTGCAGAGAGAGATGGCAGCCCTGAGAGATAAAAACGTCATTGTTCACCAGGACCTGGCTGGGCTAACAGCAGAAAAGGACAGAGTGAGTGCAGACCCGGCCAAGCTTTACAATGACGTAGCCTGTATGCAGCAGTCGGACATCATCCAACTGAAGGCTGATCATGGTGCTGTCGACTCCAAGCTcaccacagaccagacagacatcacagctttacagacagacagtgccatGGTAAAGAATGATGTCAGCCAGCTGAAGTCCGACATGGCCAAGGTCCGGAAGGGCATTTCTGGTCTTAAGAGAGACAACTCTGCCCTAGAAACTGACATGACAGCATCCAAAAACCAGATTGTCTCCCTGGAACTGAAGATGCAGTCAACCCGGGATTCACTTCAGGACTACATGAAGGCACTGATTGCTCTGGAATCCAGACTTG CGACAGCCAAGACACAGGTGGGATTCCACGCGCGGATGTCAGATAGAGTGACCATCAACGATAGTGTGCAGACCCTGATATGTGACCATGTCATCAGCAGTGTGGGGGGTGGCTATGACACAGACACTGGAGTGTTCACCGCTCCACTGCCTGGACTGTACTGCTTCCTGGCCACCACCAGCCCTGGTCTGGAGGACGTCAAGAAAAGAGCTGGACTTCACATTGTGTTAGATGGTGAATGGAAACATtttgtgttgtcttctggcaagaGCACGTCAACAGGGCACACTGTGGTGAAGATGAGGGCTGGCCAGAGGGTGTGGCTGAGAACTGTGGGTGGAGCGGAATACACATTTGGTGGAAGTTGGACCTCTTTCATTGGAATGCTGCTATAG